One Salvia splendens isolate huo1 chromosome 22, SspV2, whole genome shotgun sequence DNA segment encodes these proteins:
- the LOC121787601 gene encoding zinc finger CCCH domain-containing protein 3-like isoform X1 translates to MPGNRKVSRIDSTSDRVVGANFEAMRRLKVEESDENGGAGDERGSYPDRPGEPDCIYYLRTGSCGYGSNCRFNHPSSAEQVYGVKAGSELPERAGQPDCGHYLKTGTCKYGSTCRYHHPKDRQADFLLNMLGLPMRQDAKPCPFYMRTGLCKYGYACKFHHPQPTLAAPNAVPVMGPVYGSAGSAVVPSSGVSSASFPGAPLSKATYFASSLQVPQSYMPLFLPQSQGWNTYMGNASPLPFTSVLTGPVPNGQQSVSYLPERPDQPECRYFMEHGSCKYGSECKYHHPREKLSPLVSTSVVPLGLPLRPGQPVCSYYSLYGICNYGPACRFDHPYGLSVPPTAFAYPPLAPYQRIASLVPVADGSPAKSSKLSDWINKETTAINKHHQNSNTKSLGESLDQSDSLPHSSKASPDVHHDKSD, encoded by the exons ATGCCGGGGAATCGGAAAGTTTCGAGAATTGATTCAACGTCCGACAGAGTTGTAGGCGCGAATTTTG AGGCAATGAGACGGCTAAAGGTGGAAGAGAGTGATGAAAATGGTGGAGCTGGTGATGAGCGGGGATCCTACCCGGATCGGCCGGGTGAACCCGATTGCATTTACTATTTGCGGACGGGGTCTTGTGGCTATGGGAGCAATTGTCGTTTTAATCACCCCTCTAGTGCAGAACAA GTTTATGGTGTTAAAGCTGGCAGTGAGCTTCCCGAAAGGGCTGGACAGCCGGATTGTGGG CACTATCTAAAGACGGGCACCTGTAAGTATGGGTCGACCTGTCGGTATCATCATCCCAAGGATAGACAAGCTGATTTCTTGTTGAATATGTTGGGATTACCAATGCGTCAG GACGCAAAGCCTTGTCCTTTTTATATGCGCACAGGGTTATGTAAATATGGATATGCTTGCAAGTTCCATCATCCCCAACCAACATTAGCTGCTCCAAATGCCGTACCTGTAATGGGACCCGTATATGGTTCGGCTGGCTCTGCAGTAGTTCCTTCATCTGGTGTGTCATCTGCAAGTTTTCCAGGAGCACCATTGTCAAAGGCAACTTATTTTGCTAGTTCACTCCAAGTTCCACAAAGCTACATGCCCTTATTTCTACCGCAATCGCAAGGATGGAACACCTATATG GGAAACGCCAGTCCGTTGCCTTTCACTAGTGTCCTAACTGGTCCAGTACCGAACGGGCAGCAATCTGTCTCTTATCTTCCAGAAAGACCGGATCAGCCAGAGTGCCGTTATTTCATGGAACACGGGAGTTGTAAATACGGATCAGAGTGCAAATATCACCATCCCAGAGAAAAGCTCTCACCATTAGTTTCAACTTCTGTCGTCCCACTCGGGCTTCCTCTAAGACCC GGTCAGCCTGTGTGTTCTTATTATAGCCTCTACGGAATATGCAATTACGGCCCTGCCTGCAGATTCGACCACCCATACGGCCTCAGTGTCCCTCCAACGGCCTTTGCTTACCCGCCCCTGGCCCCATATCAGAGAATAGCATCCCTGGTGCCCGTAGCCGACGGCTCGCCGGCCAAATCATCCAAGTTGAGTGACTGGATCAATAAGGAAACAACTGCAATCAACAAGCATCATCAAAACTCCAACACCAAGAGCCTTGGGGAGTCACTCGACCAGTCAGATTCGCTCCCGCACTCGTCTAAGGCCTCGCCCGATGTTCATCACGACAAGTCTGACTGA
- the LOC121787601 gene encoding zinc finger CCCH domain-containing protein 63-like isoform X2: protein MRRLKVEESDENGGAGDERGSYPDRPGEPDCIYYLRTGSCGYGSNCRFNHPSSAEQVYGVKAGSELPERAGQPDCGHYLKTGTCKYGSTCRYHHPKDRQADFLLNMLGLPMRQDAKPCPFYMRTGLCKYGYACKFHHPQPTLAAPNAVPVMGPVYGSAGSAVVPSSGVSSASFPGAPLSKATYFASSLQVPQSYMPLFLPQSQGWNTYMGNASPLPFTSVLTGPVPNGQQSVSYLPERPDQPECRYFMEHGSCKYGSECKYHHPREKLSPLVSTSVVPLGLPLRPGQPVCSYYSLYGICNYGPACRFDHPYGLSVPPTAFAYPPLAPYQRIASLVPVADGSPAKSSKLSDWINKETTAINKHHQNSNTKSLGESLDQSDSLPHSSKASPDVHHDKSD, encoded by the exons ATGAGACGGCTAAAGGTGGAAGAGAGTGATGAAAATGGTGGAGCTGGTGATGAGCGGGGATCCTACCCGGATCGGCCGGGTGAACCCGATTGCATTTACTATTTGCGGACGGGGTCTTGTGGCTATGGGAGCAATTGTCGTTTTAATCACCCCTCTAGTGCAGAACAA GTTTATGGTGTTAAAGCTGGCAGTGAGCTTCCCGAAAGGGCTGGACAGCCGGATTGTGGG CACTATCTAAAGACGGGCACCTGTAAGTATGGGTCGACCTGTCGGTATCATCATCCCAAGGATAGACAAGCTGATTTCTTGTTGAATATGTTGGGATTACCAATGCGTCAG GACGCAAAGCCTTGTCCTTTTTATATGCGCACAGGGTTATGTAAATATGGATATGCTTGCAAGTTCCATCATCCCCAACCAACATTAGCTGCTCCAAATGCCGTACCTGTAATGGGACCCGTATATGGTTCGGCTGGCTCTGCAGTAGTTCCTTCATCTGGTGTGTCATCTGCAAGTTTTCCAGGAGCACCATTGTCAAAGGCAACTTATTTTGCTAGTTCACTCCAAGTTCCACAAAGCTACATGCCCTTATTTCTACCGCAATCGCAAGGATGGAACACCTATATG GGAAACGCCAGTCCGTTGCCTTTCACTAGTGTCCTAACTGGTCCAGTACCGAACGGGCAGCAATCTGTCTCTTATCTTCCAGAAAGACCGGATCAGCCAGAGTGCCGTTATTTCATGGAACACGGGAGTTGTAAATACGGATCAGAGTGCAAATATCACCATCCCAGAGAAAAGCTCTCACCATTAGTTTCAACTTCTGTCGTCCCACTCGGGCTTCCTCTAAGACCC GGTCAGCCTGTGTGTTCTTATTATAGCCTCTACGGAATATGCAATTACGGCCCTGCCTGCAGATTCGACCACCCATACGGCCTCAGTGTCCCTCCAACGGCCTTTGCTTACCCGCCCCTGGCCCCATATCAGAGAATAGCATCCCTGGTGCCCGTAGCCGACGGCTCGCCGGCCAAATCATCCAAGTTGAGTGACTGGATCAATAAGGAAACAACTGCAATCAACAAGCATCATCAAAACTCCAACACCAAGAGCCTTGGGGAGTCACTCGACCAGTCAGATTCGCTCCCGCACTCGTCTAAGGCCTCGCCCGATGTTCATCACGACAAGTCTGACTGA